The Chloroflexota bacterium sequence AGGATGGCCAGCAAGGTCCCGGCGGCCGCGTGGATGGAGGAGCAGACGTAGGTGAGCTGTCCGCTGATGACGACGGGCGGGCGCTCCGGCTCCCCGGAGCTGGCCATGAAGCCGCTCAGGGCGTAGTAGACGAGGTTCGCGCCCTGGTAGTCCTTGTACGGCCCCTCCGTCCCGAAGCCGGTGACGGTGGTGACGATGATCTGCGGGTTGATCTTGGCCAGGCGCTCGTAGGTGTAGCCAGCCTTCACCAGGGTGCTGGGAGGCCGCGTCTCGATGACGGCATCGGCCGTCTTGACCAGGCGCTCGAAGAGGCGGCGGCCCTCGGCCGTGCGGAGGTTGGGCGTCACCGAGCGCTTGTTGAGGTTCCACGCCTCGAAGTAGACGGAGGTGCGATGGGGATCATCGCCCACGAAGGGCGGGATGTAGCGCGCGCGATTATCATCCGGATCTTCGATCCGGATGACGTCCGCGCCGAGATCGCCCAGGACCTTGCCGCCGTATTGGCCCAGGGGGCCGGACAACTCCAGGATCCGGCGGCCCGTGAGGGAGCCGGGCGGCCCGAGCCGATAGGGAGCGGGGGCCTTACTTGCCAAGGTTGTAGAGGCGCTTGATGTTGCCGCCGATGATGAGGTCCATCTCGTGATCGGGGACGCCGGCGAACATCTCCTTGAGGGTCTTGCGGCTGTAGGGCCAATCGTTCCCGGCGTGTGGATAGTCCGTGGACCAGAGCATGTTCTCGACGCCGATGGAGGCGCGGTTCTGGATGCCATAGACGTCCTTGATGAAGGTGGCCGACCAGTTGCTCTTCCAGTACTCGCTGGGGAGGCGCTTGATCTGGCAGTTGGTCTGCTTGCGGTTGCGCCAGTAGCGGTCGTCCAGCTGCTCCATGAAGTACGGGATCCAGCCGCAGCCCGTTTCAATCATGCTCACCTGGAGTTTCGGGAAGCGGTCGAAGACGCCGCCGAGAATCATGTCGCCCATGGCGGCCGGCATGGCGGTCATGCCCTTGGAGGCGCTGCCGGCCATCTTCCAACTGCCGTCGGCATTGCCCATCTTGACCTGGCCGATGAGTGAGACGTGGATACTGACGGGGATGTTCATATCCTGGGCGGCGGCCCAGAACTTATCGTCCTCGGGGGAGATCTGGGGCTTGCCGCTGGGCCAGGTGGCGATGACGCAGCCCAGGTGGCCCTTCTTGCGGGCGCGCTGGAGCTCGGCCACCATGCCGTCCACGCCGACGTTGGGCATCTGGGCGATGCCGATCAGGCGCTTTTTATCCGTGGCGCAGAAATCCTCGGCGAGCCAATTGTTATAGGCCTGGATGCCGGCCAGTTGGAACTCAACGTCCTGCTTCATGAAGTACGACATCGTGGTCTGTGGCTGGTAGATAAGCTCAGCGTCCACGCCATCGAGATCCATTTCCTTGATGCGCTCCGGCCCCTTGAAAGCGCCCTGGACAATCCTGTCGTACGTGTAGCCCAGCCAGTTGATGTCCTCCAGGGCTTTGCCTGCGGTGGCGGACTGGCCGATAGGCTGCGTGGGACTGCCATCGTAGCTCCATCCGTCGCCGCCCATTTTGTCTTTGGCCATCTTGGGGGCGCGCTCCTGGAACTTGGCTGGCATCCACTTCTTCCAGATATCCGGCGGCTCTAGGATGTGGGAGTCTGCGGAGATGATCTTCATATCAACCATATGCCTTACCTTCCTTTGTGTCCGTTTTCGGACTCGCGCATTTGATCGACCATGACTTTGATGGTCTGCAGCATCTCTAAACGTCCGGCGTGATACGACTTTGCATCCTTGGCCTTGCCGCAGGAATCGGCGGCGCGGGCCACCACTTGCTCCAGCTCGCCCAGGCGGTTGCCCAGGACATCGAAGACGGCGGTCTTGCCCAGATCGGCGCGGCTGACTGGGCTTTCGAAGGGGTGCAGCGCTTCGCCCGCGCCGTGCATTCTACCATTCTCGCCGGGGGTTTGGCCGGGCTTCCAGCCGCGCCCGTGGAGGACCACGCCCCACCTGCGGAGGCGCAGGACCAGGGTGGAGGGCTTGATGCCGAACTGCTCGGCCGTCTGCACCAGGCCCGCCGTCTCATAGC is a genomic window containing:
- a CDS encoding CoA transferase, giving the protein MASRTAPPSASRTCSGPRTIHTPGTIGPTAARPSRRCSPASPITRWTSSSAATSSASTTLASKAPAPYRLGPPGSLTGRRILELSGPLGQYGGKVLGDLGADVIRIEDPDDNRARYIPPFVGDDPHRTSVYFEAWNLNKRSVTPNLRTAEGRRLFERLVKTADAVIETRPPSTLVKAGYTYERLAKINPQIIVTTVTGFGTEGPYKDYQGANLVYYALSGFMASSGEPERPPVVISGQLTYVCSSIHAAAGTLLAILGRNTHGIGQHIEISAQQAMVAFTTIAGVTLWLDTGRSPTRRGNHGLYPCRDGYIIIAIGRPEQWAIFSKWVAEVTGNKDILNPKYQGRSDEREPYADLINMYITEFSMNFEREEMYKEGQRRHLTLGPVYTIRDLLTNPQMLARGLFQEHQHPTLGAVKLAGAPYKFSRTSTAVRRVAPEPGQDNAQVFIEELGLTPKRLAALRASGVV
- a CDS encoding amidohydrolase codes for the protein MVDMKIISADSHILEPPDIWKKWMPAKFQERAPKMAKDKMGGDGWSYDGSPTQPIGQSATAGKALEDINWLGYTYDRIVQGAFKGPERIKEMDLDGVDAELIYQPQTTMSYFMKQDVEFQLAGIQAYNNWLAEDFCATDKKRLIGIAQMPNVGVDGMVAELQRARKKGHLGCVIATWPSGKPQISPEDDKFWAAAQDMNIPVSIHVSLIGQVKMGNADGSWKMAGSASKGMTAMPAAMGDMILGGVFDRFPKLQVSMIETGCGWIPYFMEQLDDRYWRNRKQTNCQIKRLPSEYWKSNWSATFIKDVYGIQNRASIGVENMLWSTDYPHAGNDWPYSRKTLKEMFAGVPDHEMDLIIGGNIKRLYNLGK